The Virgibacillus dokdonensis genome includes a window with the following:
- a CDS encoding TetR family transcriptional regulator, translated as MAPKVSEEYKKERKRELIEVAKKVFIEKGFVHTSMQDIMDKAGISRGAFYSYFDNIDHVFIEVLKYDDQKDIQYFVSSDEGPIWPQLKKWVEEQQFYIEAIEQTLLYAKAEFFLSSNYANNKDNFPYISERYKRTTEAIEEVLNEGMLKGEFRPQQSTRSIARYLLSFINGLMLDTFQLGHEQTKVKNQLSVLLFSLEKLINPKSAL; from the coding sequence ATGGCACCAAAAGTTAGCGAAGAATATAAAAAAGAAAGAAAAAGAGAATTGATAGAAGTAGCCAAGAAGGTGTTTATCGAGAAAGGATTTGTTCACACATCTATGCAAGATATTATGGACAAGGCTGGAATATCCAGAGGTGCATTCTATAGTTATTTCGATAATATTGATCACGTTTTTATCGAAGTCTTAAAATATGATGACCAAAAAGACATTCAATATTTTGTGTCATCTGATGAAGGTCCAATATGGCCACAATTAAAAAAATGGGTTGAAGAACAGCAATTTTATATTGAGGCAATTGAGCAAACACTGCTCTATGCAAAGGCAGAATTCTTTTTATCATCTAATTACGCAAATAATAAAGATAATTTCCCTTACATTTCTGAACGCTATAAGCGAACTACTGAAGCTATAGAAGAAGTATTGAATGAAGGTATGCTTAAAGGAGAATTTAGACCTCAACAATCTACTCGTTCTATAGCACGGTATCTCCTATCATTTATAAACGGTTTAATGTTGGACACATTTCAATTGGGACATGAACAAACAAAAGTAAAGAATCAATTATCCGTCTTACTTTTTTCTT
- a CDS encoding TetR/AcrR family transcriptional regulator gives MPRTPEENNRIRQASKEKIRAAAMELFMKQGYYATSISDIAKQGGISKGLLYNYYKGKEELLAEMVETRIREVVEVMEEATTLETASEQLEYIVNGAIDNIYQNPEVHRFYLHLQTQPEADEELIKYSYLIIEENARQFEFQCEIFERMGINEPRKRSLYFSSVLQGSMLMISTYPHKFPIEEIKAQIIHEFCRSSNV, from the coding sequence ATGCCACGTACACCAGAAGAGAATAATCGTATTCGCCAAGCATCCAAAGAAAAAATTAGAGCTGCGGCTATGGAGTTATTTATGAAGCAGGGATATTACGCTACTTCTATAAGCGATATAGCTAAACAAGGGGGGATTTCGAAAGGTTTGCTCTATAACTATTACAAAGGAAAAGAAGAGCTGCTTGCTGAAATGGTAGAGACAAGAATCAGAGAAGTGGTTGAAGTCATGGAAGAAGCAACCACTTTAGAGACTGCTAGTGAACAGCTTGAATATATAGTCAATGGCGCCATTGATAACATTTATCAAAATCCGGAAGTTCATCGGTTCTATCTTCATTTGCAAACTCAGCCAGAAGCTGATGAAGAGTTGATAAAATACAGTTATCTCATTATTGAAGAAAATGCAAGGCAATTTGAGTTTCAATGTGAAATATTTGAAAGAATGGGAATAAATGAGCCGAGGAAACGGTCGCTATATTTTTCGTCCGTGCTTCAAGGCAGCATGCTGATGATATCTACCTATCCGCATAAGTTTCCCATTGAAGAGATAAAAGCACAAATTATTCATGAATTTTGCAGATCATCTAATGTATAA
- a CDS encoding alpha/beta fold hydrolase, with protein sequence MDLYYEINGTGHPVVMIHGGGTDLREWNYLAPLLAKYYQVISVDGRGVGQSPTPKDQVNYVEDMRFFIDELELDKPTIIGHSIGGQIATEFALTYPEKVTNLVLIAPALSGFQGYTEYEQIMQKVMGAAPDVEKMVDLMLHSPMYQVVIHSPQRNLATQMLQDQFQRVLGGPAFEMIWPNPPAIDRLEELTAKTLFIIGEKDLPENFLALEHFRKIPNINFIEIPNADHILTLTHSEALNQAITAFMEE encoded by the coding sequence ATGGATTTGTACTATGAGATTAATGGTACTGGACATCCAGTTGTTATGATCCATGGCGGAGGTACTGATTTGCGGGAATGGAATTACTTGGCACCTCTACTGGCTAAGTATTATCAAGTAATTTCTGTTGATGGTCGAGGTGTTGGTCAATCACCAACTCCGAAAGACCAAGTTAACTATGTGGAAGATATGCGGTTTTTTATAGATGAGCTTGAGCTTGATAAGCCAACCATCATCGGTCATTCCATTGGTGGGCAAATTGCAACTGAATTCGCTTTAACTTATCCGGAAAAAGTCACAAACCTTGTTTTAATTGCTCCTGCTTTATCAGGATTTCAAGGTTACACAGAATATGAGCAAATAATGCAAAAGGTGATGGGGGCTGCCCCGGATGTGGAGAAGATGGTAGATTTGATGCTACATTCTCCAATGTATCAAGTCGTTATCCATAGTCCGCAAAGAAATCTTGCCACGCAAATGCTTCAAGATCAGTTTCAACGAGTGTTGGGTGGACCTGCTTTTGAAATGATATGGCCCAATCCTCCTGCCATCGACCGATTAGAAGAGTTAACAGCCAAAACATTATTTATTATTGGCGAAAAGGATTTACCTGAAAATTTTCTTGCTCTTGAACACTTTAGAAAAATTCCAAATATCAATTTTATTGAAATACCAAATGCTGATCATATCTTGACCCTGACACATTCTGAAGCGTTAAATCAGGCAATCACTGCTTTTATGGAGGAATGA